Within Acidobacteriota bacterium, the genomic segment GCTCAGCCGGCCGCGCCGCCACCAGCCCCGAAGGTAGCGGAGGGGGACCTGGTGACCGCCGGGCCCGGCGTGAGCCCGCCGGTGCTTGTCTCCATCGACGAACCAAAGTATCCTGCCATCGCTCGCCGAGCGCGAGTTGAAGGTGACGTCATCCTCTCGCTGCTGGTGGACGAACGCGGCCGCGTGCAGGAAGTCAAGATCGTTCAGGGAGTGCGCTCCAAGACCGGGCTCAACGAGGCGGCGGCCGAGGCAGCGCGCACCGCCCGATTCAAACCCGCTACCAAAGAAGGTGTGCGAGTGAAGATGTGGGCCACCCTGAAGATTCCATTTCGACTCTAACCGCCTCATCCCTCCGCGGCATCCAACTCAAACCAGCCGCGGAGGAACGCATTGGAGGAACCCAATGAGCCTTTCCGACGAACAGAAGCAACACTACGAAAGCATCCTCTCCTTCGAGAAGTCCCAGATCAACGATCTCGATCAGCAGATCGAGGAAGAGCTGGCCAAGGTCAAGGATCGCCTGGCCGAGCTGCAGGCCGCGAAGAAGGCCGCGCGGCAGATGTACGATGCCGCCTGCGCCCGTCTCGGCGTGCCCAACGATCTGATGGACGAAGAGGACGACGAGGAGGAATCCGGCTTCTGATCGACCACCGGCCCTGACAGCCTGGTGACCGATCTCCACCATGCTCCGGGCCGGTCGTGCGCCTCGTATTCCGGCGCACCCTACGAGCCCCCACCCCATGCCCTGGTTCAAAAAAGACAAGAAGCCCAAGCCGGTTCGCTCGGAGCGCCCCCGGAGCACCGTGCCGGAAGGGCTGTGGAGCAAATGCGACGGCTGCCGCGAGGTGGTCTACACCAAGGAAGTCGAGCGCAACGGCCGCATCTGCCCGAAGTGCGGATTTCACTTCCGCATCGACGCCCCGGCGCGCATTCGCCTGCTCCTGGACGAGGACGAGCCGGCTCAGCTCTATCCCGACATCCGCCCCAGCGATCCGCTGCAGTTCAAGGACACCAAGAACTACTCCGACCGCCTCAAGGCCTACCAGAAGAAAACCGGCGTCCTCGACGCGGTGATCGTGGTGGAAGGCCACCTGGAAGAGCTACCGGTGGTGATGGCGGTGATGGACTATCGATTCATGGGCGGCTCCATGGGCTCGGTAGTGGGCGAGAAGGTCACGCTGGCGGCAGAGCGGGCGCTGGAGCAGCGATGCCCGCTGATCATCGTTTCCGCCTCCGGCGGCGCCCGCATGCAAGAGGGTGTTCTCTCGCTGATGCAGATGGCGAAGATCTCCACCGCCCTGGCGGAGCTGCGGGAAGCTCGGCTGCCCTACATCTCGGTGCTCACCGACCCCACCACCGGCGGCGTCACCGCCTCCTTCGCCATGGTCGGCGACCTCAACATCGCCGAGCCCGGCGCCCTCATCGGCTTTGCCGGTCCGCGGGTGATCGAGCAGACCATCCGCCAGAGCTTGCCGGAGGGCTTCCAGCGCAGCGAATTCCTCCTCGAGCACGGCTTCCTCGACATGGTCGTGCCGCGCAACGAGCTCAAGGCCACCCTCGGCCGCTGCCTGCGCCATTTCACCTGAGCGGCCCCTGCCCCGAGCGCAGCCCCAACGCTGAAGCTCGCCCCACCGCCCAGCTCCTCACCATGCGCCTCGACAGCCTGCCCATGTTCGGCATGCGTCTGGGGCTGGACGCCACCCGCGAGGTACTGGCGGACTTCGGCGATCCCCACCGCGACCTGCCCACGGTGTTGGTCGCCGGCACCAACGGCAAAGGTTCGACGGCAGCTCTGCTGGCCTCCATGGCCGGCGCCGCCGGCTATCGGGTCGGGCTCTACACCTCGCCGCACCTGGAGAGCGTCCGCGAACGCTTGCGCATCGACGGCCATGCCATCGCCCTGGCGGAGCTGGAGGCATTGTGCGACGAGACCATCGAGGCCGGTGAAGCGTGCCTCGGCCACCCGCCTTCCTACTTCGAGACCCTGACCATTGCGGCTCTGCGCTGGTTCGCCCGGGAGAAGGTCGACCTGGCAGTGCTGGAGGTCGGGCTGGGAGGGCGCCTGGACGCTACCAACGTCGCGTTTCCCGAGCTTTCCGTGATCACCGAGATCGGCCTCGACCACCAGGAGCATCTGGGCGCCACCCTGGATGCCATCGCCCGGGAGAAAGCGGGCATCCTGCGCCCCGGCAAGCCGGCCCTCGCCTGGGTCTCCGCCACCGAGGCCCGCCGAACGCTAGAGGCGGAGGCGAGGGATCTCGGCGCTCCCCTGGAAGCCGCCGACGACGAGGTGGAGATCCGGCAACGAAGGCCGGCGGGATGGCACGGCCAGGAAATCGAGCTGAGAACGCCAGCCGCCGAGTACCGGCTGAGGCTGGCCCTCCCCGGAGCGCACCAAAGCCGCAATCTAGGCCTGGCGGTGCGAGCCGCCGAGTACCTGCGAGAACTCGGATGGCAGCGCCTCGACGCCGAAGCCATCACCCAGGGCACCGCCGCCTGCCGGTGGCCGGGGCGGCTGGAGACGGTGGAGTTGGGCGAGTCCGGGCCAACGGATGGCCCAGGGCTACCGGAGAGAGTCGTACTGGAAGCGGCCCACAACGCCGACGGCGCCGCCGCGCTGGTGGACTTTCTGAAGGAATTGGGGGAGCCGGTGGACCTGCTCTTCGGCGCCCTGGAGGACAAGGCCCCGGAGACCTTCCTGGCCCCTCTGGCCAAGCTCAGCCGCAAGATCGTCCTCAGCCGGCCGCCGGCGGGCCGCGGCCGCGATGCCGACGAGCTGGCCCGCAGCTTGCCGGGGGATCTACTGGAGGAGCTACGAAGAGAGGGCCGTCTGGTGGTGGAAAACGACGCCGAAGCGGCCTTGGATCAGGCCCTGGCCCATGCCGCCTCCCCAACACTTCTGGTGACGGGATCCATCTACCTCAGCGGGCGCATCCGCGAGCTCTTGCGCCAACGAACCGGCAAGCCCCCGGCGGCCGCAGACCTACACCTCGGCGGCGGCCAAACCTAACCGCCCTCATAGCCAGAAGACGGTAGCAGCCCTCAAACCATCGGCGAGTAGAGCGGGAAGCGCTCGGTGAGCTCCGCCACCTGCTGGCGGATGGAGCGCTGGATCTCTTCGCTCTCCGGCTCGGCGAGGATCTCCGAGATCCAGCCCGCCAGGATGTCCATCTCCGCCGGGCCCATGCCTCGGGTGGTCACCGCCGGGGTGCCCAGGCGGATGCCCGAGGCCACCAGGGGCGGATTCGTGTCGTAGGGGATGGTGTTCTTATTCGCCGTGATCCCCGCAGCCTCCAAGGACTTCTCCGCCACCTTGCCGGTGGTGCCCGCCGCTGCTACGTCGAGGAGAAAGACATGGTTGTCGGTGCCGCCGGAGACGATGCGGTGGCCGAGCTCCGTGAGCTTCTCCGCCAGCCGCCGGGAGTTGGCCACTACCCGGGTCTGATAGTTGCGGAAGTCCTCTCCCAAGGCCGCCTTGAAGGCCACCGCCTTGGCCGCCACCACGTGCATCAGGGGACCGCCCTGGATACCAGGAAAGAGGGCGCGGTCGATCTTCTTCTTATGTTCCTGGCGGCACAGGATCAAGCCTCCCCGGGGCCCCCTCAGCGTCTTGTGGGTGGTGGTGGTGACGAAGTCGCAATGGGGCACCGGCGACGGGTGCAGCCCCGCCGCCACCAGTCCGGCGATGTGAGCGATATCCGCCATCAAAAGCGACCCCGAACGGTCGGCGATCTGGCGAAAGCGCTCGAAGTCGATGATCCGGCTATAGGCGCTGGCACCGGCGATGATGAGCTTCGGCCGGTGCTCCATGGCCAGCCGCTCCACCTCCTCGTAGTCCAGCCGCTCGGTCTCCCGATCGACGCCGTAGTGGTGCACCTCGAAGTCGCGGCCGGAGTAGCTCAGATGGTGGCCGTGAGTGAGATGGCCGCCGCAGGAGAGGTCCATACCCAAGAGCTTGTCGCCGGGCTCGAGGACGGCAAAATACACCCCCATGTTGGCGGTGGTGCCGCTATGGGGCTGGACGTTGGCGTGATCCGCCCCGAAGAGCTCCTTGGCCCGCTGCCGAGCCAGCCGCTCGGCCTGATCGACGAACTCGCAGCCACCGTAATATCGGCGCCCGGGATAGCCCTCCGCAT encodes:
- a CDS encoding energy transducer TonB codes for the protein AQPAAPPPAPKVAEGDLVTAGPGVSPPVLVSIDEPKYPAIARRARVEGDVILSLLVDERGRVQEVKIVQGVRSKTGLNEAAAEAARTARFKPATKEGVRVKMWATLKIPFRL
- the accD gene encoding acetyl-CoA carboxylase, carboxyltransferase subunit beta, producing the protein MPWFKKDKKPKPVRSERPRSTVPEGLWSKCDGCREVVYTKEVERNGRICPKCGFHFRIDAPARIRLLLDEDEPAQLYPDIRPSDPLQFKDTKNYSDRLKAYQKKTGVLDAVIVVEGHLEELPVVMAVMDYRFMGGSMGSVVGEKVTLAAERALEQRCPLIIVSASGGARMQEGVLSLMQMAKISTALAELREARLPYISVLTDPTTGGVTASFAMVGDLNIAEPGALIGFAGPRVIEQTIRQSLPEGFQRSEFLLEHGFLDMVVPRNELKATLGRCLRHFT
- a CDS encoding Mur ligase family protein; protein product: MRLDSLPMFGMRLGLDATREVLADFGDPHRDLPTVLVAGTNGKGSTAALLASMAGAAGYRVGLYTSPHLESVRERLRIDGHAIALAELEALCDETIEAGEACLGHPPSYFETLTIAALRWFAREKVDLAVLEVGLGGRLDATNVAFPELSVITEIGLDHQEHLGATLDAIAREKAGILRPGKPALAWVSATEARRTLEAEARDLGAPLEAADDEVEIRQRRPAGWHGQEIELRTPAAEYRLRLALPGAHQSRNLGLAVRAAEYLRELGWQRLDAEAITQGTAACRWPGRLETVELGESGPTDGPGLPERVVLEAAHNADGAAALVDFLKELGEPVDLLFGALEDKAPETFLAPLAKLSRKIVLSRPPAGRGRDADELARSLPGDLLEELRREGRLVVENDAEAALDQALAHAASPTLLVTGSIYLSGRIRELLRQRTGKPPAAADLHLGGGQT
- the glyA gene encoding serine hydroxymethyltransferase — translated: MSDFQALLKEDPEIFETIEAERQRQNTGLELIASENFASPAVMAATGCVMTNKYAEGYPGRRYYGGCEFVDQAERLARQRAKELFGADHANVQPHSGTTANMGVYFAVLEPGDKLLGMDLSCGGHLTHGHHLSYSGRDFEVHHYGVDRETERLDYEEVERLAMEHRPKLIIAGASAYSRIIDFERFRQIADRSGSLLMADIAHIAGLVAAGLHPSPVPHCDFVTTTTHKTLRGPRGGLILCRQEHKKKIDRALFPGIQGGPLMHVVAAKAVAFKAALGEDFRNYQTRVVANSRRLAEKLTELGHRIVSGGTDNHVFLLDVAAAGTTGKVAEKSLEAAGITANKNTIPYDTNPPLVASGIRLGTPAVTTRGMGPAEMDILAGWISEILAEPESEEIQRSIRQQVAELTERFPLYSPMV